Proteins from one Camelina sativa cultivar DH55 chromosome 8, Cs, whole genome shotgun sequence genomic window:
- the LOC104707953 gene encoding soluble inorganic pyrophosphatase 5-like, whose amino-acid sequence MNGEEEVKTNQSQKKLQQPTPRLNERILSSLSKRSVAAHPWHDLEIGPGAPVIFNVVIEISKGSKVKYELDKKTGLIKVDRILYSSVVYPHNYGFIPRTLCEDNDPMDVLVIMQEPVLPGCFLRARAIGLMPMIDQGERDDKIIAVCVDDPEYKHYTNINELPPHRLTEIRRFFEDYKKNENKEVAVNDFLQPGPAIEAIQYSMDLYAEYILHTLRR is encoded by the exons atgaatggagaagaagaagtcaaaacGAATCAATCTCAGAAGAAGCTTCAGCAACCTACACCACGTTTAAACGAGAGGATTCTCTCATCTTTGTCTAAGAGATCGGTTGCTGCACATCCATGGCATGATCTTGAAATCG GACCTGGAGCTCCAGTGATCTTCAATGTG GTTATTGAGATCTCAAAGGGGAGCAAGGTCAAGTATGAACTTGACAAGAAAACAGGACTCATCAAG GTTGATCGGATTCTGTATTCATCGGTTGTTTATCCTCATAACTACGGGTTTATCCCACGCACACTATGTGAAGACAATGACCCTATGGATGTTTTAGTTATCATGCAG GAGCCTGTGCTTCCGGGCTGTTTTCTTCGCGCCAGAGCTATTGGTTTAATGCCTATGATTGACCAG ggtgaaagagatgACAAGATCATTGCAGTATGTGTTGATGATCCTGAGTATAAGCATTACACTAACATCAATGAACTCCCACCTCATCGTCTCACTGAAATCCGTCGATTCTTCGAAGACT ACAAGAAGAATGAGAACAAGGAAGTTGCAGTGAATGATTTCCTACAACCTGGTCCTGCTATTGAAGCCATTCAGTACTCAAT GGACCTTTACGCTGAGTACATTCTTCACACCCTGAGgagatag
- the LOC104707954 gene encoding aquaporin TIP1-3-like, whose translation MAINRIAIGTPGEASRPDAIRAAFAEFFSMVIFVFAGQGSGMAYGKLTGDGPATPSGLVAASLSHAFALFVAVSVGANVSGGHVNPAVTFGAFIGGNITLLRAILYWIAQLLGAVVACLLLKVSTGGMETSAFSLSYGVTPWNAVIFEIVMTFGLVYTVYATAVDPKKGDIGIIAPLAIGLIVGANILVGGAFDGASMNPAVSFGPAVVSWTWTNHWVYWVGPFIGAGIAAIVYDTIFISSNGHEPLPSNDF comes from the coding sequence ATGGCTATCAACAGAATCGCGATTGGAACGCCGGGAGAAGCTAGTCGCCCCGATGCGATTAGAGCTGCTTTCGCGGAGTTTTTCTCCATGGTTATATTCGTTTTCGCGGGTCAAGGCTCTGGGATGGCTTATGGGAAGCTAACAGGAGATGGTCCAGCCACACCTTCGGGTCTTGTGGCCGCGTCTTTGTCACATGCGTTTGCGTTGTTCGTTGCGGTTTCCGTTGGAGCAAACGTTTCAGGTGGCCATGTGAATCCCGCGGTTACGTTCGGAGCTTTTATAGGCGGAAACATTACCTTGTTAAGAGCTATTCTTTATTGGATCGCTCAGTTACTCGGTGCAGTTGTAGCTTGCTTGTTGCTTAAGGTAAGCACAGGCGGTATGGAAACGTCAGCTTTTTCGTTATCCTATGGAGTCACACCGTGGAATGCCGTAATTTTCGAGATTGTGATGACGTTTGGGTTAGTTTACACGGTTTACGCAACTGCCGTGGATCCCAAGAAAGGTGATATTGGAATCATTGCTCCTTTAGCGATTGGGTTAATCGTTGGAGCTAATATTCTCGTCGGTGGTGCGTTCGACGGAGCCTCCATGAACCCTGCGGTTTCGTTTGGTCCCGCCGTGGTTAGCTGGACGTGGACGAATCATTGGGTCTATTGGGTTGGTCCTTTTATCGGTGCAGGCATTGCAGCTATTGTTTATGACACTATCTTTATCAGTAGTAATGGGCATGAACCACTTCCTTCTAATGATTTCTAA